Proteins found in one Canis aureus isolate CA01 chromosome 19, VMU_Caureus_v.1.0, whole genome shotgun sequence genomic segment:
- the SNTN gene encoding sentan: MCGCMHSSRDQALHLEGDPSLSAAPTSTLAPRKMPKSISISKQLATIKALKKGSDLEKAIATIALIFRNSSDPDGKLGKATAKNLLQTQFRNFTEGQETKPKYKDLLSELDEHTEDKLDFEDFMILLLSITVISDLLQNIWSVKIMK; the protein is encoded by the exons ATGTGTGGCTGTATGCACAGTAGCCGGGACCAAGCACTCCACTTGGAAGGGGACCCCAGTCTTTCTGCAGCCCCAACATCCACATTAGCACCTAGGAAAATGCCTAAAAG CATTTCGATATCAAAACAACTGGCTACAATAAAAG CTCTCAAGAAGGGCTCAGACCTGGAAAAAGCCATTGCCACCATCGCTCTGATTTTCAGAAACTCTTCTGACCCCGATGGTAAACTTGGAAAAGCTACTGCCAAAAATCTGCTGCAAACACAATTTAGGAATTTCACAGAA GGCCAAGAAACCAAACCCAAATACAAAGACCTCCTTTCTGAACTCGACGAGCACACTGAAGATAAACTTGATTTTGAGGATTTCATGATTTTGCTCTTAAGCATCACTGTAATTTCAGATTTGCTGCAAAATATATGGAGtgtaaaaatcatgaaataa